A genomic stretch from Petrimonas mucosa includes:
- the hcp gene encoding hydroxylamine reductase, whose product MFCFQCQEAAKNEGCTVRGVCGKSADVANLQDLLLFLCKGISHVTVSLRKYGIEIPQINRFITDSLFMTITNANFDKNRFVTRLLMAFEMRNAARERLENAGGDIEGIVFDGACWSGETEAEISQKAFEVGVLNTEDEDIRSLRELIIYGLKGMAAYAEHAYNLGYEEEEIYAFMQRALVATTDNSLTAEELTAWVLETGKYGVQVMALLDRANTTSYGNPEITRVNLGVRNNPGILISGHDLKDMEELLKQTEGTGVDLYTHSEMLPANYYPAFKKYSHFVGNYGSSWWHQTEDFENFNGVILFTTNCIVPPRKSATYTDRVYTTGASGFEGFKHIGDRKDGKPKDFTALIEHAKKCAPPKAIESGEIVGGFAHHQVIALADKVIAALKSGDIRKFIVMGGCDGRMTGRNYYTEFAQKLPQDTVILTAGCAKYRYNKLPLGEINGIPRILDAGQCNDSYSLVKIALTLKEALGLDDVNDLPIAYNIAWYEQKAVIVLLALLHLGVKNIHLGPTLPAFLSPNVVNVLVNNFGLSGITSVDEDMELLQLSTI is encoded by the coding sequence ATGTTTTGCTTTCAATGCCAGGAAGCGGCCAAGAATGAAGGCTGCACCGTCAGGGGAGTCTGCGGGAAGAGTGCAGATGTAGCCAACCTTCAGGATCTGCTGCTCTTCCTGTGCAAAGGGATCTCACACGTCACTGTCTCGTTGCGGAAATATGGAATCGAGATTCCACAAATCAACAGGTTTATTACCGATAGCCTCTTTATGACCATTACAAATGCCAATTTCGACAAAAACAGGTTTGTCACGCGTCTGCTGATGGCTTTTGAGATGCGGAACGCGGCAAGGGAAAGGCTGGAAAATGCTGGCGGCGACATTGAGGGGATCGTTTTCGATGGTGCATGCTGGAGCGGGGAGACCGAAGCGGAGATAAGCCAGAAAGCGTTTGAGGTTGGCGTACTGAACACCGAAGACGAGGATATCCGTTCTCTGCGCGAACTCATCATTTACGGACTGAAAGGGATGGCGGCTTATGCCGAACATGCCTATAACCTGGGATATGAAGAAGAGGAGATATACGCATTCATGCAGCGTGCGCTGGTCGCCACCACAGACAATTCACTGACGGCTGAGGAGCTCACCGCATGGGTACTTGAAACCGGAAAATATGGTGTGCAGGTGATGGCATTGCTCGACAGGGCAAACACGACGAGCTACGGGAATCCGGAGATCACCAGGGTCAACCTCGGCGTGCGCAACAATCCGGGAATCCTTATCAGCGGCCACGATTTGAAGGATATGGAGGAGTTGCTGAAACAGACCGAGGGGACAGGAGTGGATCTCTATACACATAGTGAAATGCTTCCTGCCAACTACTACCCGGCATTCAAGAAATATAGCCACTTCGTGGGAAATTACGGCAGCTCATGGTGGCATCAGACCGAAGACTTTGAGAATTTCAACGGCGTCATCCTGTTCACTACCAACTGTATCGTACCTCCCCGGAAGTCGGCCACCTATACCGACAGGGTCTACACCACCGGAGCATCGGGATTCGAAGGGTTTAAACATATTGGTGACCGGAAAGATGGAAAGCCCAAGGATTTTACAGCCTTGATAGAACATGCTAAAAAGTGCGCGCCTCCCAAAGCGATAGAGTCGGGCGAAATCGTCGGAGGATTTGCACATCATCAGGTCATTGCCCTTGCCGACAAGGTGATTGCGGCATTGAAATCGGGCGACATCCGCAAATTTATCGTAATGGGCGGTTGCGACGGAAGAATGACCGGCAGGAACTACTATACCGAGTTTGCGCAGAAGTTACCTCAGGATACGGTTATCCTGACCGCAGGGTGTGCCAAGTACCGGTACAACAAACTGCCGTTGGGCGAGATCAACGGCATACCCCGCATCCTGGATGCCGGTCAGTGCAACGACAGCTATTCACTTGTAAAGATCGCACTCACCCTGAAGGAGGCACTGGGGCTGGATGATGTGAATGATTTGCCCATTGCCTACAACATTGCCTGGTACGAACAGAAAGCGGTGATCGTGCTGCTGGCCCTGCTCCATCTGGGGGTAAAGAATATCCACCTGGGTCCTACCCTGCCGGCATTCCTCTCTCCCAACGTGGTGAACGTACTGGTAAACAATTTCGGATTATCTGGAATCACGTCAGTAGACGAAGATATGGAACTGTTACAATTATCAACCATTTAA
- a CDS encoding cupin domain-containing protein, whose protein sequence is MATFFEPATIFSMENSIEYSSGGVISKQVIKKQSGNVTLFSFDKDQGLTEHTSPFDAMVHLIDGEAEIRISGTPYHLKKGECIIMPAGHPHALHAIEPFKMILTMIKQ, encoded by the coding sequence ATGGCAACTTTTTTTGAACCTGCAACAATTTTCTCGATGGAGAATTCGATTGAGTACTCCTCCGGTGGAGTCATCAGCAAACAAGTCATCAAGAAGCAATCGGGAAATGTTACCCTCTTCTCATTCGACAAGGATCAGGGATTGACGGAACATACATCTCCCTTCGATGCAATGGTGCACCTGATCGACGGTGAAGCGGAGATCAGGATCTCCGGTACCCCCTACCACCTGAAGAAGGGGGAATGCATCATCATGCCTGCCGGTCATCCCCATGCGCTGCATGCCATTGAGCCGTTTAAAATGATACTTACAATGATAAAACAATAA